The Ruminococcus bovis genome includes a region encoding these proteins:
- a CDS encoding YfhO family protein: MNLRKSLYRKEKNYALMSFLLGILFASLFFIPNMIAGNGYFVFYGDFNAQQIPFYQMVHDSILNGDTMWSNTTDLGANLVGSYSFYLLGSPFFWITLLFPSGAVPYLMGPLLILKIACASLTSYLFLQRYVKNKSTAVFGALLYAFSGFSVYNVFFNHFHEAILIFPLLLYSIDEYMYKKRKGIVALSVFLACTMNYYFFVGQVVFVIIYWVLRICTKTYPKIKFTELLILAFEVIIGFLMTAVILLPSILSVIQNNRLSEWPNGWNAVVYDTPQKYVHIIESFFFPPDIAARPNFTPDSGGNWASIAGWLPLVGMTGVIGFLQTKEKHWLNKLIPLLIVVALVPIFNAAFQGFNMNYYARWFYMFDLILVLATVISMENAEVDWLKATRISAGITVVILLLVGLMPNTSEVDNKTTFGLENYSEWLWIYGSIAIVSMCGFVFILKAFAHNRKKMMRMLALALALVVAVYGNYLVYLGVLQSNKDFIIDYSLNGGKDLKIYDIKNVRSDFYECTDNLGMYWQIPNIQAFQSIVPGSIMDFYPTFDSARDVASRPDTELYGLRGLLSVKYLFDNPSDDENFIDEDGNTKMPGFKYLDTGNGVNIYENQYYVPMGFMYNDFISSKEFKDIPTNNRDKALMKAMVLSKKQMKKYSSITGYKESNDDSSYTSSKADSFTYNESSYKKDCENRKNQSCKNFKYINNGFTATIDNKGKDNLVFFSVPYEDGWSAYVNGKEVNIEKVNVSFMAVKVDGNSTSEIKFTYKTPGLSAGFAITLISGVIYIGYIGFLYYRKRKVKK, encoded by the coding sequence ATGAATTTAAGAAAATCTTTATATAGAAAAGAAAAGAACTATGCACTAATGTCCTTTTTGCTGGGTATCTTATTTGCAAGTTTGTTTTTCATTCCAAATATGATAGCCGGTAATGGTTACTTTGTATTTTACGGTGACTTTAATGCTCAGCAAATCCCATTTTATCAGATGGTTCACGATTCTATTTTGAATGGTGATACAATGTGGAGCAATACAACAGACCTTGGTGCTAACCTTGTAGGTAGTTATAGTTTCTATCTACTTGGCAGTCCTTTCTTTTGGATAACACTACTGTTCCCTTCAGGTGCAGTACCTTACCTTATGGGGCCTTTGCTAATTTTAAAAATTGCTTGTGCCTCACTTACATCATATCTTTTCTTACAAAGATATGTAAAGAACAAATCTACTGCTGTATTTGGTGCTTTACTATATGCATTTAGTGGATTTAGTGTTTACAATGTATTTTTCAACCACTTTCATGAGGCAATACTGATTTTCCCACTTTTGCTATATTCTATTGATGAATATATGTATAAGAAAAGAAAAGGCATTGTTGCTTTAAGTGTATTTTTAGCTTGTACAATGAACTACTATTTCTTTGTAGGTCAGGTTGTATTTGTTATTATTTATTGGGTACTTAGAATTTGTACAAAAACTTACCCTAAAATTAAATTTACAGAATTACTGATATTAGCTTTTGAAGTTATTATAGGTTTCTTAATGACTGCTGTAATTCTTCTGCCATCTATTCTATCTGTTATTCAGAACAACAGATTATCGGAATGGCCTAACGGTTGGAATGCAGTTGTATATGATACACCACAGAAGTATGTACACATTATTGAGTCATTCTTCTTCCCACCTGATATTGCAGCAAGACCTAACTTTACACCTGACAGTGGTGGTAACTGGGCAAGTATTGCAGGTTGGTTACCTCTTGTTGGTATGACAGGTGTTATAGGTTTCTTACAAACTAAAGAAAAGCATTGGTTAAATAAGTTAATTCCACTACTGATTGTAGTTGCACTTGTACCAATCTTTAATGCAGCTTTCCAAGGTTTTAATATGAATTACTATGCAAGATGGTTCTATATGTTCGACCTTATCCTAGTTCTTGCAACAGTAATTTCTATGGAAAATGCTGAAGTTGACTGGCTAAAGGCTACAAGAATTTCTGCCGGTATAACTGTTGTAATTCTTCTGCTTGTTGGTTTAATGCCTAATACAAGTGAAGTTGACAATAAAACAACTTTTGGACTTGAGAATTATTCTGAATGGTTATGGATTTACGGTAGCATTGCAATTGTTTCTATGTGTGGATTTGTGTTTATTCTAAAAGCATTTGCTCACAACAGAAAAAAGATGATGAGAATGTTAGCCTTAGCTTTAGCATTAGTTGTTGCAGTATATGGCAACTACTTAGTATATTTAGGTGTATTACAATCTAACAAAGACTTTATCATTGACTATTCACTAAATGGTGGTAAAGACCTAAAGATTTATGACATTAAAAATGTTAGAAGTGACTTTTATGAATGTACAGACAACCTGGGAATGTACTGGCAGATACCTAACATTCAAGCATTTCAAAGCATAGTACCCGGTTCAATTATGGACTTCTACCCTACATTTGACAGTGCAAGAGATGTTGCATCAAGACCTGATACTGAGCTTTATGGTTTAAGAGGTTTACTGTCTGTTAAGTATTTATTTGACAATCCTAGTGATGATGAAAACTTTATTGATGAAGACGGCAACACTAAAATGCCGGGATTTAAATATCTAGACACCGGAAACGGTGTTAACATTTATGAAAATCAATATTATGTACCTATGGGCTTTATGTACAATGACTTTATTTCAAGTAAAGAATTTAAGGATATTCCTACAAACAACAGAGATAAAGCACTTATGAAAGCTATGGTGCTTTCCAAAAAACAAATGAAGAAATATTCATCCATTACAGGTTATAAAGAAAGTAATGATGACTCTTCTTACACAAGTAGCAAAGCTGACAGTTTTACTTATAATGAAAGTTCATACAAGAAAGATTGTGAAAACAGAAAAAATCAAAGTTGTAAAAACTTTAAGTACATTAACAACGGTTTTACTGCTACAATAGATAATAAAGGCAAAGACAATTTAGTATTTTTCTCTGTACCATATGAAGATGGTTGGAGTGCTTATGTTAACGGTAAAGAAGTTAATATTGAAAAGGTAAATGTTAGCTTTATGGCTGTTAAAGTTGATGGAAATTCCACCAGTGAAATTAAGTTTACTTACAAAACTCCGGGACTATCAGCCGGTTTTGCTATTACATTAATTTCAGGTGTTATTTACATAGGATATATAGGTTTCTTATATTATAGAAAGAGAAAAGTAAAAAAATAA
- a CDS encoding Sapep family Mn(2+)-dependent dipeptidase — protein sequence MYFGKNILKYKEDILKDLKTLISFQSISGENQGDCEQALNFILDKAKEFGLDSKNIENIAGHAQLGNSGDLCGVLTHLDVVPAGNNWDSLPFELTRKDGRLYGRGVADDKGAALITLYCLKALKDAGVEGKNTLRAIYGTDEEKGMKDMETYFENEKMPEYSFTPDSDYGICQCEKGILQLEITAETNDGTTLNEFHAGKAVNIVPDTAYAMVDCSEYDDHNLVRFADAMDCDFDFHYTIDGVMIISHGRASHACVPNKGKNAATALVELLASNFNYVQLGSLCSFINSSIGLETNGNSLGIKMRDSISGELTVNVGSIQIDDKSAKAKIDVRYPVTMDGNVILYRIKKIASKDNLHVKVLSHLKPLNMDENAPIISLLKSAYSEVMGEEPELYSTGGGTYARMLDNKGVAFGPVFKDDTSNMHNANESLDEEKFFKHAEICLEAMYRLYTGNFD from the coding sequence ATGTATTTTGGTAAAAACATTTTAAAATATAAAGAGGACATTCTAAAGGACTTAAAGACTTTAATTTCTTTCCAATCTATTTCAGGTGAAAATCAGGGAGATTGTGAACAGGCACTTAACTTTATTCTTGATAAAGCTAAGGAATTTGGTCTTGATTCTAAGAATATTGAAAATATTGCCGGTCATGCACAGCTTGGCAACAGTGGTGACTTATGTGGTGTACTTACTCACCTTGATGTTGTACCTGCAGGTAACAACTGGGATTCACTACCATTTGAATTAACAAGAAAAGACGGCAGACTATACGGCAGAGGTGTTGCTGATGATAAAGGTGCTGCACTTATTACTCTTTACTGCTTAAAGGCACTTAAGGATGCCGGTGTTGAAGGTAAAAACACCTTGAGAGCTATTTACGGTACTGATGAAGAAAAAGGTATGAAAGATATGGAAACATATTTTGAAAACGAGAAAATGCCTGAATATAGCTTTACACCTGACAGTGACTATGGTATTTGTCAATGTGAAAAGGGTATCCTACAACTGGAGATTACTGCTGAAACTAATGACGGTACAACACTTAATGAATTTCATGCCGGTAAGGCAGTAAACATTGTTCCTGATACTGCTTACGCTATGGTTGACTGTAGTGAATATGACGACCACAACCTAGTAAGATTTGCAGATGCTATGGACTGTGACTTTGACTTCCACTACACAATTGACGGTGTTATGATTATTTCTCACGGTAGAGCAAGTCATGCTTGTGTACCTAACAAAGGTAAAAATGCTGCTACTGCACTTGTGGAACTACTTGCATCTAACTTTAACTATGTTCAGTTAGGTTCACTATGTTCATTCATCAATTCATCAATCGGTCTTGAAACTAACGGTAATTCCCTAGGCATCAAAATGAGAGACAGTATTTCCGGTGAATTAACAGTAAATGTTGGTTCAATTCAAATTGATGATAAATCAGCTAAAGCTAAGATTGATGTTCGTTATCCTGTTACAATGGATGGCAATGTTATTCTGTATAGAATTAAGAAAATTGCAAGTAAAGACAATCTTCATGTTAAGGTACTTAGCCACCTAAAGCCACTTAATATGGACGAAAATGCTCCTATTATCTCACTGCTAAAGTCAGCTTACAGTGAAGTTATGGGTGAAGAACCTGAGCTATATTCTACAGGTGGTGGAACATATGCAAGAATGTTAGACAACAAGGGTGTTGCCTTTGGTCCTGTATTTAAGGATGACACAAGCAATATGCACAATGCTAACGAAAGTCTTGATGAAGAAAAGTTCTTTAAACATGCAGAAATTTGCTTAGAGGCTATGTACAGACTTTACACAGGCAACTTTGACTGA
- a CDS encoding glycosyltransferase family 2 protein, with product MTVSICMIALNEGAVLNGLFRDISNQDYPHNQIEVVLVDSFSKDNTLEMMNDFKNSDYGFMDVKIVQNNRGNQASSWNEALKVATGDIIIRVDAHASIPRNFITKNVMHLEEGENVTGGGRPNIVLGESPWKQTLLAAEESLFGSSIASYRRRPVQKEYVDSMFHAAYKREVFAKVGGFNEDLGRTEDNEMHYRIRKAGYKLCCCPDIISYQMTRNTLPNMIKQKYGNGYWIGLTLGVCKECLSYFHFVPFVFVMALLGSIIFSCFGIHIFLILLGIAYGMFDLVNTVSCCIVRKFYPQFVLLPLIFPLLHITYGIGTVVGLIKLPFWKKSLNDSSKKQIEEVKEKIISNTKR from the coding sequence ATGACTGTATCAATTTGTATGATTGCACTTAACGAAGGTGCAGTTCTTAATGGTCTTTTTAGGGATATATCAAATCAAGATTATCCTCATAATCAAATTGAAGTTGTACTTGTTGATTCTTTTTCTAAGGACAACACACTTGAAATGATGAATGATTTTAAGAATTCCGATTATGGCTTTATGGATGTTAAGATTGTTCAGAACAATAGAGGTAATCAGGCTTCCAGTTGGAATGAGGCTTTAAAGGTAGCTACCGGTGATATTATTATCAGAGTAGATGCTCATGCAAGTATTCCAAGAAACTTTATCACTAAAAATGTTATGCACCTTGAAGAAGGTGAAAATGTTACCGGTGGTGGCAGACCTAACATTGTACTTGGTGAGTCACCTTGGAAACAGACACTTCTTGCAGCAGAAGAATCACTTTTCGGTTCATCTATTGCTTCCTACAGAAGAAGACCTGTTCAAAAAGAATATGTTGACAGTATGTTTCATGCTGCTTATAAGAGAGAGGTTTTCGCCAAAGTCGGTGGATTTAACGAGGACTTAGGCAGAACTGAGGATAACGAAATGCACTATCGCATTAGAAAAGCCGGTTACAAGTTATGTTGTTGTCCTGATATTATCTCTTATCAAATGACAAGAAACACCCTGCCTAATATGATTAAGCAAAAGTATGGTAACGGTTATTGGATTGGCTTAACACTTGGTGTATGCAAGGAATGTTTAAGCTACTTCCACTTTGTACCGTTTGTATTTGTTATGGCTTTGCTGGGAAGCATAATTTTCTCTTGCTTTGGAATTCATATTTTCCTAATACTACTTGGTATAGCTTATGGTATGTTTGACCTTGTAAATACAGTATCCTGTTGTATTGTAAGGAAATTTTATCCTCAGTTTGTACTTTTGCCACTAATTTTTCCTTTACTTCACATAACCTACGGTATAGGTACAGTTGTGGGACTTATAAAACTCCCATTCTGGAAAAAAAGTTTAAATGACAGCTCTAAGAAACAGATTGAAGAAGTAAAAGAAAAGATTATTAGCAACACTAAAAGATGA
- a CDS encoding LicD family protein, translated as MSQPIKLSKETIRELQLKELESLRVFKEFCQKNNLLFYFCGGCCIGTLRHQGFIPWDDDVDVFMPRQDYEILLKEWPKQVGNAGRYRLLKTDVNSTFTGNIFATFVDTKYTCVKENQENIDVPHGLVMDIMPLDGCPDGKFKRYMQLFHCLLYSLFMSEVVPEKHGGAVAFFSKILLGIFRGRKIRTKIWKHCEKKMTAYPIEECTYITELCAGPHYMMNKYPKECFESAIFEPFEGELFPIPVGYDTYLKIAFGDYMELPPEDKQVPHHDLVALDLNKSCLNMPK; from the coding sequence ATGTCACAGCCAATAAAACTTTCAAAGGAAACAATAAGGGAACTTCAACTAAAGGAACTTGAGTCCTTGAGAGTATTTAAAGAATTTTGTCAGAAAAACAACCTACTGTTTTATTTTTGTGGTGGTTGTTGTATCGGAACACTTAGGCATCAAGGTTTTATCCCTTGGGATGATGATGTTGATGTATTTATGCCAAGACAAGATTATGAAATTCTCTTAAAAGAATGGCCAAAGCAAGTTGGCAATGCCGGTAGATACAGACTACTTAAAACTGATGTAAATTCAACATTTACAGGAAATATTTTTGCTACATTTGTTGATACAAAATATACTTGTGTTAAAGAAAATCAAGAAAATATTGATGTGCCACATGGTTTGGTAATGGATATTATGCCACTGGATGGTTGTCCTGACGGTAAGTTTAAGAGATATATGCAGTTGTTCCACTGCTTACTCTACTCCCTATTTATGAGTGAAGTTGTACCGGAAAAGCATGGTGGTGCAGTTGCATTCTTTAGTAAAATTCTTCTTGGTATCTTTAGAGGCAGAAAAATTCGCACAAAAATTTGGAAACATTGTGAGAAAAAGATGACTGCCTACCCTATTGAAGAATGTACATATATTACAGAACTTTGTGCCGGTCCACATTATATGATGAATAAGTATCCAAAAGAATGTTTTGAAAGTGCAATTTTTGAACCATTTGAAGGTGAACTTTTCCCTATTCCTGTTGGATATGACACCTACTTAAAAATAGCTTTTGGCGACTATATGGAGCTACCTCCTGAGGATAAGCAAGTGCCTCATCATGACCTAGTTGCACTGGATTTAAATAAATCTTGCCTAAATATGCCTAAATAA